A single Clavibacter nebraskensis NCPPB 2581 DNA region contains:
- a CDS encoding UbiA family prenyltransferase, whose amino-acid sequence MIRRLRLLALSSHPGPTATVTVLAAVLAVALGFEPGRVAAVALAVLLGQLSIGLSNDWIDAERDRSVARADKPVARGEVTVGLVRAAALVTVVACGAASAALGPAFLLAHGVLVGAGWAYNAGLKRTAASVVPFVVAFGTLPSVVALGGPDPVPAAAWAMATGAVLGVSIHFTNVLPDLEDDARTGVRGLPHRLGRVPSGLVAFGALALGAVVVAVGPVLADPAHAITPLAVAGLVLTLGIAAWGAVRVVTRPPGRLLFQLIMAASLLLVAQLALNATRLT is encoded by the coding sequence GTGATCCGCCGGCTCCGGCTCCTCGCCCTGTCCTCGCACCCGGGGCCGACGGCGACCGTCACGGTGCTCGCCGCGGTGCTCGCGGTCGCGCTCGGCTTCGAACCGGGCCGCGTGGCCGCGGTGGCGCTGGCCGTGCTCCTCGGGCAGCTGTCCATCGGCCTCTCCAACGACTGGATCGACGCCGAGCGCGACCGCAGCGTCGCCCGCGCCGACAAGCCCGTCGCGCGCGGCGAGGTCACGGTCGGCCTGGTCCGGGCGGCCGCCCTCGTGACGGTGGTGGCGTGCGGCGCGGCGTCGGCCGCGCTCGGCCCCGCCTTCCTCCTCGCGCACGGCGTGCTGGTGGGCGCGGGTTGGGCCTACAACGCCGGGCTCAAGCGCACCGCCGCGAGCGTCGTGCCGTTCGTCGTGGCGTTCGGGACCCTGCCGTCGGTGGTCGCCCTCGGCGGCCCGGATCCCGTGCCGGCCGCCGCATGGGCCATGGCGACCGGCGCGGTGCTCGGCGTCTCCATCCACTTCACCAACGTCCTGCCCGACCTCGAGGACGACGCCCGCACGGGCGTGCGCGGCCTGCCGCACCGGCTCGGGCGCGTGCCGTCGGGCCTCGTCGCGTTCGGGGCGCTGGCGCTGGGTGCGGTCGTCGTCGCCGTCGGTCCCGTGCTGGCGGATCCCGCGCACGCGATCACGCCGCTCGCGGTCGCCGGGCTCGTCCTCACGCTGGGCATCGCCGCGTGGGGCGCCGTGCGCGTCGTCACCCGGCCGCCGGGGCGCCTGCTGTTCCAGCTGATCATGGCGGCCTCGCTGCTGCTCGTCGCCCAGCTCGCGCTGAACGCAACGCGCCTCACCTGA
- a CDS encoding GNAT family N-acetyltransferase, producing MDLTISRVAWDAAAAVALRAAQRAELDLRYGGDTEPGTKPTADDMAAFLVARDADGAPVGCGGIRPLGDRGDGTPWAELTRMYVVPAVRGTGVATAVLRALEETARELGVVDLVLETGPEQPDAMRFYVREGWTEIPRFGAYADSEGSRCYALTLA from the coding sequence ATGGACCTCACCATCTCGCGGGTCGCGTGGGACGCCGCCGCCGCGGTCGCCCTCCGCGCCGCCCAGCGCGCCGAGCTCGACCTCCGCTACGGCGGCGACACGGAGCCGGGCACGAAGCCCACGGCCGACGACATGGCCGCGTTCCTCGTGGCGCGCGACGCGGACGGGGCCCCCGTCGGCTGCGGCGGGATCCGGCCGCTCGGCGACCGCGGCGACGGCACGCCGTGGGCGGAGCTCACGCGCATGTACGTGGTGCCCGCCGTCCGCGGCACGGGCGTCGCGACGGCCGTCCTCCGCGCCCTCGAGGAGACGGCCCGCGAGCTCGGCGTGGTCGACCTGGTGCTCGAGACCGGCCCGGAGCAGCCCGACGCGATGCGGTTCTACGTGCGCGAGGGCTGGACGGAGATCCCGCGCTTCGGCGCCTACGCGGACTCCGAGGGCTCGCGCTGCTACGCGCTGACGCTCGCGTGA
- a CDS encoding GNAT family N-acetyltransferase — protein sequence MRIRPAEPRDIDDLLAIRNDAILHGTALWTEDPVDRAERERWFRETTEAGDPILVAEVDGAFAGYGTYGPWRRLSGYRFSVEDSVYVRDAFQGQGVGRALVEAVVEHARAAGKRAVFADIEARNTGSIRLHERLGFRRVGLLPGIGWKFGRPLDLAILHLPLVDDAEAQQDADGGTAR from the coding sequence ATGAGGATCCGCCCCGCCGAGCCCCGTGACATCGACGACCTGCTGGCGATCCGCAACGACGCGATCCTCCACGGCACCGCCCTCTGGACGGAGGATCCGGTCGACCGCGCCGAACGCGAGCGGTGGTTCCGCGAGACGACGGAGGCGGGCGATCCGATCCTCGTCGCCGAGGTCGACGGCGCGTTCGCGGGCTACGGGACCTACGGGCCGTGGCGGCGCCTGTCCGGCTACCGGTTCTCGGTGGAGGACTCGGTCTACGTCCGCGACGCCTTCCAGGGTCAGGGCGTCGGCCGCGCGCTCGTCGAGGCGGTCGTCGAGCACGCACGGGCGGCCGGGAAGCGCGCCGTGTTCGCGGACATCGAGGCCCGCAACACCGGCTCCATCCGCCTCCACGAGCGGCTCGGCTTCCGGCGGGTGGGGCTGCTGCCCGGCATCGGCTGGAAGTTCGGCCGCCCGCTCGACCTCGCGATCCTGCACCTGCCGCTGGTCGACGACGCGGAGGCGCAGCAGGACGCGGACGGCGGCACCGCGCGCTGA
- a CDS encoding cytochrome ubiquinol oxidase subunit I, with protein MNELLDPLVLSRWQFGLTTVYHFLFVPLTIGMAFVCALYQTAWVRTGKQHYLRLTRFFGRIFLINFAMGTVTGIVQEFQFGMNWSEYSRFVGDVFGAPLALEGLLAFFLEASFIGVWIFGWDKLPKRLHLASIWVVSVASILSAYFILAANAFMQNPVGYRIDEARGRAELTDIGALLTNKVALAAFPHTIFAAFMCAAAVIISVAAWHLSRNQHLETMMPAIKFGMWFMVVSGALTILSGDQLGLAMVQTQPMKMAAAEAHYDTSSGAAASFSLFTWGTPDGSSELFSIRIPYLLSFLSTHTLDGTVQGINDLQAQYVASYGPGDYTPTIWVTYWAFRWMMGFGMAAIGVAVAGLWFTRRGRRITKPWMWKVAIWAAPLPLLAMTVGWIFTEMGRQPWIVFSLLQTSSAVSPNVTGIQVLLSLVAFTVVYGSLAVVEFRLILKAAQKGPEPEREPDPVTGEVAREASVY; from the coding sequence GTGAACGAGCTCCTCGATCCTCTCGTCCTCTCGCGCTGGCAGTTCGGCCTCACGACCGTCTACCACTTCCTCTTCGTGCCGCTCACGATCGGCATGGCGTTCGTCTGCGCGCTCTACCAGACGGCCTGGGTGCGCACGGGGAAGCAGCACTACCTGCGGCTCACGCGCTTCTTCGGGCGGATCTTCCTCATCAACTTCGCGATGGGTACCGTCACCGGCATCGTGCAGGAGTTCCAGTTCGGCATGAACTGGTCTGAGTACTCCCGCTTCGTCGGCGACGTGTTCGGCGCCCCGCTCGCGCTCGAGGGCCTGCTCGCGTTCTTCCTCGAGGCCTCGTTCATTGGCGTGTGGATCTTCGGCTGGGACAAGCTGCCGAAGCGGCTGCACCTCGCGTCCATCTGGGTGGTGTCGGTCGCGTCGATCCTGTCGGCCTACTTCATCCTGGCGGCCAACGCCTTCATGCAGAACCCGGTCGGCTACCGCATCGACGAGGCCCGGGGACGTGCCGAGCTCACCGACATCGGGGCGCTCCTCACCAACAAGGTCGCCCTCGCCGCGTTCCCGCACACGATCTTCGCGGCCTTCATGTGCGCGGCCGCCGTGATCATCTCGGTCGCCGCCTGGCACCTGTCGCGCAACCAGCACCTCGAGACGATGATGCCGGCCATCAAGTTCGGCATGTGGTTCATGGTCGTCTCGGGCGCCCTCACCATCCTCTCGGGCGACCAGCTCGGCCTCGCCATGGTGCAGACGCAGCCCATGAAGATGGCCGCCGCCGAGGCGCACTACGACACCTCGTCCGGCGCCGCCGCCTCCTTCTCCCTCTTCACCTGGGGCACGCCGGACGGGTCGAGCGAGCTGTTCTCCATCCGGATCCCGTACCTGCTGTCGTTCCTGTCCACGCACACGCTCGACGGCACCGTGCAGGGCATCAACGACCTGCAGGCGCAGTACGTCGCCAGCTACGGCCCCGGGGACTACACGCCCACCATCTGGGTCACGTACTGGGCGTTCCGCTGGATGATGGGCTTCGGCATGGCGGCCATCGGCGTCGCGGTCGCGGGCCTGTGGTTCACCCGACGGGGCCGCCGGATCACGAAGCCCTGGATGTGGAAGGTCGCCATCTGGGCCGCCCCGCTGCCGCTGCTCGCCATGACGGTCGGCTGGATCTTCACGGAGATGGGCCGCCAGCCCTGGATCGTGTTCAGCCTGCTGCAGACCTCGTCCGCGGTCTCGCCGAACGTCACCGGGATCCAGGTGCTGCTCTCGCTCGTCGCGTTCACCGTGGTCTACGGGTCGCTCGCGGTGGTCGAGTTCCGCCTCATCCTGAAGGCTGCCCAGAAGGGGCCGGAACCGGAGCGCGAGCCGGACCCCGTCACGGGCGAGGTCGCGCGGGAAGCGAGCGTGTACTGA
- the cydB gene encoding cytochrome d ubiquinol oxidase subunit II yields MELTTLWFGVIAFLFVGYFVLDGFDFGVGMSLPFLAKDDTDRRVLINTIGPVWDLNETWLIVAGAALFAAFPEWYATMFSGFYLLLVAILITLILRGVSFEFRHQGASDRWRGWFDAMIVVGSVVPSFLWGVVFANVVRGVPMDANHDYTGSTLDLLNPYALLGGLTTLSLFLVNGLQFAALKTDGPIRARARLLSMRVGAVTIVIAAAFLVWTTLAHGSALSALVSALAAVALVGSYLANVRGREWWAFGLLALTIALAVASLFTALHPYVMPASNDPAYGLTLENASSSPYTLTIMTWAAGFALPLILAYQAWTYWVFRKRITRAVIAQAAH; encoded by the coding sequence ATGGAGCTCACCACCCTCTGGTTCGGCGTCATCGCCTTCCTGTTCGTCGGCTACTTCGTGCTCGACGGCTTCGACTTCGGCGTGGGCATGAGCCTGCCGTTCCTCGCGAAGGACGACACCGACCGCCGCGTGCTCATCAACACCATCGGACCGGTCTGGGACCTCAACGAGACGTGGCTCATCGTCGCGGGGGCGGCGCTCTTCGCGGCCTTCCCCGAGTGGTACGCGACGATGTTCAGCGGGTTCTACCTGCTGCTCGTCGCGATCCTCATCACGCTCATCCTCCGCGGGGTCTCGTTCGAGTTCCGGCACCAGGGGGCGTCGGACCGGTGGCGCGGGTGGTTCGACGCGATGATCGTCGTGGGCTCCGTCGTGCCGTCGTTCCTCTGGGGCGTCGTGTTCGCGAACGTGGTGCGCGGCGTGCCGATGGACGCCAACCACGACTACACGGGATCCACGCTCGACCTGCTGAACCCCTACGCGCTCCTCGGCGGGCTCACGACGCTGTCGCTGTTCCTCGTCAACGGCCTGCAGTTCGCGGCGCTCAAGACCGACGGGCCGATCCGCGCCCGCGCCCGGCTGCTGTCCATGCGCGTCGGCGCCGTGACCATCGTGATCGCGGCGGCCTTCCTCGTCTGGACCACGCTCGCGCACGGGTCGGCGCTGTCGGCGCTCGTCTCCGCGCTGGCGGCCGTCGCGCTCGTCGGCTCGTACCTCGCCAACGTGCGGGGTCGGGAGTGGTGGGCGTTCGGGCTGCTCGCCCTCACCATCGCGCTCGCGGTCGCCAGCCTCTTCACGGCGCTGCACCCGTACGTCATGCCCGCGTCGAACGACCCGGCGTACGGCCTCACGCTGGAGAACGCGTCGTCGTCGCCGTACACGCTCACGATCATGACGTGGGCCGCGGGCTTCGCGCTGCCGCTGATCCTCGCGTACCAGGCGTGGACGTACTGGGTGTTCCGCAAGCGCATCACGCGCGCCGTCATCGCCCAGGCCGCGCACTAG